A single region of the Cronobacter condimenti 1330 genome encodes:
- the ptsP gene encoding phosphoenolpyruvate--protein phosphotransferase encodes MLTRLREIVEKVASAPRLNEALDILVTDICLAMDTEVCSVYLADHDRRCYYLMATRGLKKPRGRTVTLAFDEGIVGLVGRLAEPINLADAQKHPSFKYIPSVREERFRAFLGVPIIQRRQLLGVLVVQQRELRQYDESEESFLVTLATQMAAILSQSQLTALFGQYRQTRIRALPASPGVAIAQGWMDATLPLMEQVYEASTLDTGLERERLTSALEEAASEFRRYSKRFAAGAQKETAAIFDLYSHLLSDARLRRELYDEVDKGSVAEWAVKKVIERFAEQFAALTDGYLKERAGDLRTLGQRLLFHLDDNIQSPNTWPERFVLVADELSATTLAELPQDRLMGVVVRDGAANSHAAIMVRAMGIPTVMGADIQPAILHHRMLVVDGYRGELLVDPGPVLLHEYQRLISEENELSRLAEDYVEQPACLKSGERVQIMLNAGLSPAHEEKLGSRIDGIGLYRTEIPFMLQSGFPSEEEQVAQYQGMLQMFNDKPVTLRTLDIGADKQLPYMPISEENPCLGWRGIRITLDQPEIFLIQVRAMLRANAATGNLSILLPMITSIDEVDEARRLIDRAGREMEEMLGYEIPKPRLGVMVEVPSMLFMLPHLASRVDFISVGTNDLTQYLLAVDRNNTRVASLYDSLHPAMLRALKMIALEAQRLGIDLCLCGEMAGDPMCVALLVGMGYHHLSMNGRSVARVKYLLRHITLEEAETLSGRSLESQSATEVRHQVAAFMERRGMGGLIRGGL; translated from the coding sequence ATGCTCACCCGGTTGCGAGAAATAGTCGAGAAGGTTGCCAGCGCCCCGCGCCTCAACGAGGCGCTGGATATTCTCGTTACGGATATCTGTCTTGCGATGGATACCGAAGTCTGCTCGGTTTATCTCGCCGACCACGACCGGCGTTGCTATTACCTGATGGCAACGCGGGGGCTTAAAAAACCGCGCGGGCGTACCGTTACGCTGGCTTTTGACGAGGGTATCGTCGGGCTGGTCGGGCGTCTTGCGGAGCCCATCAACCTCGCTGACGCGCAAAAACACCCCAGCTTTAAATACATTCCTTCGGTGCGAGAAGAACGCTTTCGCGCCTTCCTTGGCGTGCCGATTATTCAGCGCCGCCAGTTGCTTGGCGTTTTAGTCGTCCAGCAGCGTGAGCTGCGCCAGTACGACGAGAGCGAAGAATCATTTTTAGTCACGCTCGCGACCCAAATGGCGGCGATTTTGTCGCAATCTCAGTTGACCGCGCTGTTTGGCCAGTACCGGCAAACGCGTATTCGTGCGCTGCCCGCCTCGCCGGGGGTGGCAATAGCGCAGGGCTGGATGGATGCCACGCTCCCGCTCATGGAGCAGGTCTACGAAGCCTCCACGCTAGACACCGGTCTTGAGCGCGAACGCCTGACCAGCGCACTGGAAGAAGCTGCAAGCGAATTTCGCCGCTACAGCAAACGCTTTGCCGCGGGCGCGCAGAAAGAAACAGCGGCAATTTTTGATCTGTACTCGCACCTGTTGTCCGACGCCCGACTGCGTCGCGAACTCTACGACGAAGTAGATAAAGGCTCGGTCGCCGAATGGGCAGTAAAAAAAGTCATCGAGAGATTTGCCGAACAGTTCGCTGCGCTGACCGATGGCTATCTCAAAGAGCGCGCGGGCGATCTGCGCACACTCGGACAACGGCTGCTATTCCACCTCGACGATAACATCCAGAGTCCGAATACCTGGCCTGAGCGATTTGTGCTGGTGGCGGATGAGCTTTCTGCGACAACGCTTGCTGAGCTTCCGCAGGACAGATTAATGGGCGTCGTCGTGCGTGATGGCGCAGCGAACTCGCATGCTGCCATTATGGTTCGCGCCATGGGCATTCCAACCGTGATGGGCGCTGATATTCAGCCCGCTATTCTGCACCATCGTATGCTGGTAGTGGACGGCTACCGCGGTGAATTGCTGGTCGACCCAGGCCCGGTATTGCTACATGAATATCAGCGGCTTATCAGTGAAGAAAACGAGCTTAGCCGCCTTGCGGAAGATTACGTTGAACAGCCTGCCTGCCTTAAAAGCGGCGAGCGGGTGCAGATTATGCTGAACGCGGGTTTAAGCCCGGCGCATGAGGAAAAGCTCGGCAGCCGTATCGACGGCATCGGTCTTTACCGCACTGAAATACCTTTTATGCTGCAGAGCGGTTTCCCGTCTGAAGAAGAGCAGGTTGCGCAATATCAGGGCATGTTGCAGATGTTTAATGACAAGCCTGTCACGCTTCGTACGCTCGATATCGGTGCTGATAAACAGCTGCCTTACATGCCCATCAGCGAAGAAAACCCCTGCCTCGGTTGGCGCGGTATTCGTATTACGCTCGATCAGCCTGAGATCTTTTTGATCCAGGTGCGTGCCATGCTGCGTGCTAACGCCGCAACGGGCAATCTCAGTATTCTGCTGCCGATGATCACAAGCATCGACGAAGTGGATGAGGCGCGTCGTCTTATCGATCGCGCTGGACGTGAAATGGAAGAGATGCTGGGCTATGAGATCCCGAAACCACGCCTGGGTGTGATGGTGGAAGTCCCGTCGATGCTGTTTATGCTGCCTCATCTGGCCAGCCGCGTTGATTTCATCTCAGTCGGAACCAACGATCTCACCCAATATCTTCTTGCGGTAGACCGCAATAATACCCGCGTCGCCAGTCTCTATGACAGCCTGCACCCGGCCATGCTGCGCGCGCTGAAAATGATCGCCCTTGAGGCACAGCGGCTCGGTATCGATCTCTGTCTGTGCGGTGAAATGGCGGGCGATCCAATGTGCGTTGCACTACTGGTTGGTATGGGGTATCACCATCTTTCCATGAACGGCCGCTCGGTCGCGCGCGTGAAATACCTGCTGCGTCATATCACGCTGGAAGAGGCTGAAACCCTAAGCGGGCGTAGTCTCGAATCGCAATCGGCGACCGAGGTTCGTCATCAGGTGGCGGCGTTTATGGAACGTCGCGGCATGGGCGGCTTAATTCGCGGCGGCCTGTAA
- the thyA gene encoding thymidylate synthase yields MKQYLELMNKVLHEGAQKDDRTGTGTLSIFGHQMRFNLQEGFPLVTTKRCHLRSIIHELLWFLKGDTNIAYLHENNVTIWDEWADDNGDLGPVYGKQWRSWAAPDGHQIDQLETVLKQLKNDPDSRRIIVSAWNVGELDKMALAPCHAFFQFYVANGKLSCQLYQRSCDVFLGLPFNIASYALLVHMMAQQCDLEVGDFVWTGGDTHLYSNHLEQARLQLTREPRPLPKLVIKRKPDSLFDYRFEDFDIEGYDPHPAIKAPVAI; encoded by the coding sequence ATGAAACAGTACCTTGAATTGATGAACAAAGTGCTCCATGAGGGAGCACAAAAAGATGATCGTACCGGCACCGGGACGCTCTCTATTTTCGGCCACCAAATGCGTTTTAACCTGCAGGAAGGCTTTCCGCTGGTGACGACTAAACGCTGCCATTTGCGCTCCATCATCCATGAGCTGCTGTGGTTCCTGAAAGGCGATACCAATATCGCTTATTTGCATGAAAACAACGTCACCATCTGGGATGAATGGGCGGATGACAATGGCGATCTCGGCCCGGTTTACGGCAAACAGTGGCGTTCCTGGGCGGCTCCGGATGGTCATCAAATCGACCAGCTCGAAACGGTTCTTAAACAACTGAAAAACGATCCTGATTCGCGCCGTATTATCGTTTCTGCCTGGAATGTGGGTGAACTCGATAAAATGGCGCTGGCACCCTGTCACGCGTTTTTCCAGTTCTACGTAGCGAACGGCAAGCTTTCATGCCAGCTCTACCAGCGCTCTTGCGATGTGTTTCTCGGCCTGCCTTTCAATATTGCGAGCTATGCGTTGCTCGTTCACATGATGGCGCAGCAGTGCGATTTAGAGGTCGGCGATTTCGTCTGGACGGGCGGCGATACGCACCTCTATAGTAATCATCTTGAGCAGGCTCGCTTGCAGCTTACTCGTGAGCCGCGCCCGCTGCCGAAACTGGTGATCAAACGTAAGCCCGATTCGCTTTTTGATTATCGATTCGAAGATTTCGACATTGAGGGGTATGACCCTCACCCGGCTATCAAAGCGCCTGTCGCAATTTAA
- a CDS encoding DUF2509 family protein: MSTLSVVLAFLLLGSLLLGGLQQQMDSRFRRVAAESSAIKAFNESLSALALSQRKHWQFTPQWQCQPVQEVNGRACVRQTEAYLLVAAQGFTENTIPVTLWRWAKEEGNTLRFIPHGWSDFCPLAEAKQCQLP, translated from the coding sequence ATGTCCACCCTTTCTGTGGTACTGGCTTTTTTGTTGCTAGGCAGCCTTCTGCTAGGCGGGTTACAGCAACAGATGGATAGCCGCTTCAGGCGCGTGGCCGCGGAAAGCTCGGCGATAAAAGCCTTCAATGAATCCCTTTCCGCTCTGGCGCTGTCACAGCGCAAGCACTGGCAGTTTACGCCCCAGTGGCAATGCCAGCCTGTGCAGGAGGTGAATGGGCGCGCCTGCGTCAGGCAAACAGAGGCGTATCTGCTGGTGGCAGCGCAAGGTTTTACGGAAAATACGATACCCGTCACGCTCTGGCGCTGGGCGAAAGAAGAGGGAAATACGCTGCGTTTTATACCCCATGGCTGGAGCGACTTTTGCCCACTGGCGGAGGCGAAGCAATGTCAGTTGCCATAA
- the rppH gene encoding RNA pyrophosphohydrolase, with the protein MIDDDGYRPNVGIVICNRQGQVMWARRFGQHSWQFPQGGINPGESAEQAMYRELFEEVGLQRKDVRILATTRNWLRYKLPKRLVRWDTKPVCIGQKQKWFLLQLMSNDADINMQTSSTPEFDGWRWVSFWYPVRQVVSFKRDVYRRVMKEFASVVMPLQESAPPQRNPSPAWRRKRG; encoded by the coding sequence GTGATCGATGATGATGGCTACCGCCCGAATGTTGGTATCGTGATCTGTAATCGTCAGGGGCAGGTAATGTGGGCCAGACGTTTTGGTCAGCACTCCTGGCAATTTCCGCAAGGCGGCATTAATCCTGGCGAGTCGGCGGAACAGGCGATGTACCGCGAGCTTTTCGAAGAGGTCGGTTTACAACGAAAAGATGTGCGTATTCTCGCCACAACCCGAAACTGGTTACGTTACAAATTACCAAAACGTTTGGTGCGTTGGGACACAAAGCCGGTATGTATCGGCCAGAAACAAAAGTGGTTTCTTCTGCAGTTAATGAGCAACGATGCCGATATCAACATGCAAACCAGCAGTACGCCAGAATTTGACGGCTGGCGGTGGGTAAGCTTCTGGTATCCGGTGCGCCAGGTCGTCTCTTTTAAACGCGATGTTTATCGTCGGGTCATGAAGGAGTTCGCAAGCGTTGTGATGCCGTTGCAGGAGAGCGCGCCACCGCAGCGTAATCCTTCGCCTGCCTGGCGACGTAAAAGAGGTTAA
- a CDS encoding prepilin peptidase-dependent protein: MNRKQQGYTLIEVMVVLVIVISMSAAGVYGWQRWQYQQHLLQTAQQARDFLEQLREEANWWNLDNKLSIQRSPQGWCLIAQMNGEQPCRKGARNQFSPPWPEVEIDEMTPGLAFFGLRNTAWPGHIILRNSTGEWRLIVSVWGRIRLCQPGEGTSCM, from the coding sequence ATGAACAGAAAACAGCAGGGCTACACCCTTATCGAAGTTATGGTGGTATTGGTTATTGTCATCAGCATGAGCGCGGCGGGCGTTTATGGCTGGCAGCGCTGGCAATATCAGCAGCACTTATTACAGACCGCGCAACAAGCGCGAGATTTTCTTGAGCAACTCCGGGAGGAAGCCAACTGGTGGAATCTTGATAATAAGCTCTCCATACAGCGCAGCCCACAAGGATGGTGTCTGATTGCGCAGATGAACGGGGAACAGCCGTGCCGAAAAGGCGCCAGAAATCAGTTTTCACCGCCGTGGCCGGAGGTAGAGATCGACGAGATGACGCCTGGACTTGCCTTTTTCGGCTTACGAAATACAGCCTGGCCCGGCCATATCATTTTGCGTAATTCTACAGGCGAATGGCGCCTTATCGTTTCTGTATGGGGCCGCATCCGGCTATGTCAGCCGGGGGAAGGGACATCGTGCATGTAA
- the lgt gene encoding prolipoprotein diacylglyceryl transferase → MNSGYLHFPDFDPVIFSLGPVSLHWYGLMYLVGFVFAMWLAVRRANRPGSGWTKNEVENLLYAGFLGVFLGGRIGYVLFYNLPLFLENPLYLFRVWDGGMSFHGGLIGVICVMIWFAKRTKRNFFQVSDFIAPLIPFGLGAGRLGNFINGELWGRVDPGFSYAMLFPGSRSEDISLLASHPEWQSLFNTYGVLPRHPSQLYELFLEGIVLFIILNVFIRKPRPMGAVSGLFLIGYGAFRIIVEFFRQPDAQFTGEWVQYISMGQILSIPMIVAGAAMMVWAYRRRPQQQLS, encoded by the coding sequence ATGAATAGTGGCTATCTGCATTTTCCCGATTTTGATCCGGTAATTTTCTCGCTTGGGCCGGTTTCGCTTCACTGGTACGGGTTGATGTACCTTGTGGGCTTTGTCTTCGCCATGTGGCTCGCCGTTCGTCGTGCTAATCGTCCTGGCAGCGGCTGGACAAAAAACGAAGTTGAAAACCTTCTGTATGCGGGCTTCCTTGGTGTATTTCTGGGTGGTCGCATCGGTTATGTGCTGTTTTACAATCTGCCGCTGTTCCTTGAAAACCCGCTCTATCTGTTCCGCGTGTGGGACGGGGGCATGTCTTTCCACGGCGGGCTTATCGGCGTTATCTGCGTCATGATTTGGTTTGCGAAGCGCACCAAACGTAACTTCTTCCAGGTTTCCGATTTTATCGCCCCGCTAATTCCTTTCGGGCTTGGCGCTGGACGTCTGGGCAATTTTATTAATGGCGAATTATGGGGACGCGTCGATCCTGGCTTCTCGTATGCCATGCTCTTTCCCGGCTCGCGCAGCGAGGATATCAGCCTGCTGGCCTCGCATCCGGAATGGCAATCGCTGTTTAATACTTATGGCGTGCTGCCTCGCCATCCGTCGCAGCTTTATGAACTGTTCCTTGAAGGGATTGTGCTGTTTATCATCCTGAACGTGTTTATCCGTAAACCGCGCCCTATGGGGGCTGTTTCTGGTTTGTTCCTGATAGGTTATGGCGCCTTCCGCATTATCGTTGAATTTTTCCGTCAGCCGGATGCGCAGTTTACCGGCGAGTGGGTGCAGTACATCAGCATGGGGCAGATCCTCTCCATTCCAATGATTGTCGCAGGCGCAGCCATGATGGTCTGGGCTTATCGCCGTCGCCCACAGCAGCAACTTTCGTGA
- the recC gene encoding exodeoxyribonuclease V subunit gamma, which translates to MLRVYHSNRLDVLEAIMEFIVDQQPLPDPFEPEIVLVQSTGMAQWLQMSLAQKFGIAANIEFPLPASFIWDMFVRVLHDIPQESAFTKQNMRWKLMKLLPGMLSSPEFEMLHHYLHDDEDKRKLFQLASRVADLYDQYLVYRPEWLTRWEAGYLIDGLGEPQRWQAPLWQALVQHTAALGQPLWHRANLYQRFINTLENAKSRPEGLPARVFICGISALPPVYLQALQALGKHIDVHLLFTNPCRYYWGDIQDPAFLARLLSRQRKLHAREGTAPLFKDSETAPALFNDEGEQEVGNPLLASWGKLGRDYTYLLSGLERFEEMDVFVDIEPDNLLHSLQFDLLELRNQALAGVTLEEFERSDAKRRLAPDDRSITVHVCHSPQREVEILHDQLLQMLEADPQLTPRDIIVMVADIDSYSPFIQAVFGSASQERYLPFAISDRRARQAHPALQAFITLLSLPDSRFVSEDVLALLEVPSLSARFNIREEGLRFLRQWVNESGVRWGIDDDNVRELALPATGQHTWQFGLTRMLLGYAMESHLGEWQSVLPYDESSGLIAELVGHLAELLMQLNLWRKGLSQPRPLTEWLPVCRDMLDSFFAPDTETEAALALIEQQWQAIIEQGIGAHYEEEVPLNLLRDELAKMLDQERISQRFLAGPVNFCTLMPMRSIPFKVVCLLGMNDGVYPRTLAPLGFDLMSQKPQRGDRSRRDDDRYLFLEALLSAQQQLYISYIGRSVQDNSEKYPSVLVQELVDYLAQSHYLPGDEALNCDDSEQNVKAHLMRLYPRTPFDAENFQPARETQSYAREWLPAASEQGEAHPEFIKPLAPITLEELPFEQFQRFWRHPVRAFFQLRLKVNFRTEESELPDAEPFTLDSLGRYHMNQQLLNTLVEQQDPEALYRRYRAAGELPYGAFGELFWESQLQEMQVLAERVLAERNEGESREIALELGQVEMTGWLQHVQHDGLLRWRPSVLRVEHGMQLWLEHLVYCACGGEGTSRLYGRKDSCWRFPPLPREQAEHYLRDLIEGYQQGMREPLILLPQSGGEWLKACYDVKNDVILWDDETQHKARNKLIQAWTGNQMVEGEGTDIWYQRLWRNLEPDYYEAIIREAQRYLLPLFRHNQP; encoded by the coding sequence ATGTTACGGGTTTATCACTCCAACCGGCTTGATGTGCTGGAGGCGATCATGGAGTTCATTGTTGATCAACAGCCGCTTCCTGATCCTTTCGAGCCTGAAATCGTCCTGGTGCAGAGCACCGGTATGGCGCAGTGGTTGCAGATGAGCCTGGCACAGAAATTCGGTATCGCCGCAAATATTGAGTTTCCACTTCCGGCAAGTTTTATCTGGGACATGTTCGTACGCGTACTGCATGACATTCCGCAAGAGAGCGCCTTCACCAAGCAGAATATGCGCTGGAAGCTTATGAAGCTTCTGCCGGGGATGCTCTCTTCGCCTGAATTCGAGATGCTGCATCATTATCTTCATGATGACGAGGACAAACGTAAACTGTTCCAGCTCGCCTCGCGGGTGGCGGATCTTTACGATCAATATCTGGTTTACCGCCCGGAATGGTTAACCCGCTGGGAGGCGGGCTATCTCATCGACGGTCTTGGCGAACCTCAGCGCTGGCAGGCGCCGCTCTGGCAGGCGCTGGTCCAGCACACCGCAGCTCTGGGTCAGCCGCTTTGGCACCGCGCTAATCTCTACCAGCGCTTTATCAATACGCTTGAAAATGCGAAAAGCCGTCCGGAAGGGTTGCCTGCACGCGTGTTTATTTGCGGTATTTCAGCGCTGCCACCGGTTTACTTACAGGCTTTACAGGCATTGGGTAAACATATCGACGTGCATCTGCTCTTTACTAATCCATGTCGTTATTACTGGGGCGATATCCAGGATCCTGCATTCCTGGCGCGTCTGTTAAGTCGCCAGCGCAAGCTACATGCGCGTGAAGGAACAGCGCCCCTGTTTAAAGACAGCGAAACAGCGCCAGCACTTTTTAATGATGAAGGCGAGCAAGAAGTAGGAAATCCGCTACTGGCTTCCTGGGGCAAGCTTGGGCGCGATTACACTTATCTGCTCTCAGGCCTTGAGCGCTTTGAAGAGATGGATGTGTTTGTCGATATTGAGCCCGATAATCTGCTGCACAGCCTGCAATTTGATCTACTGGAACTGCGTAATCAGGCGCTGGCGGGCGTAACGCTTGAAGAGTTTGAGCGAAGCGATGCAAAGCGGCGGCTTGCTCCAGACGATCGCAGCATTACCGTGCACGTTTGCCACAGTCCGCAGCGTGAAGTGGAGATTCTGCACGATCAACTTTTGCAGATGCTTGAGGCAGACCCTCAACTCACGCCGCGCGATATCATCGTCATGGTAGCGGACATCGACAGCTATAGTCCGTTTATCCAGGCCGTATTTGGCAGTGCAAGTCAGGAGCGCTATCTGCCTTTTGCTATTTCCGACAGACGCGCCCGGCAGGCACACCCTGCGCTTCAGGCGTTTATTACACTGCTCTCGCTGCCTGACAGCCGCTTTGTCTCAGAAGATGTTCTGGCGCTTTTAGAAGTTCCGTCGCTTTCCGCTCGCTTTAACATCCGCGAAGAGGGGCTGCGTTTTCTGCGTCAGTGGGTGAACGAATCAGGCGTGCGTTGGGGCATTGACGATGACAATGTGCGCGAACTGGCTTTGCCTGCAACGGGACAACATACCTGGCAATTTGGTTTGACGCGTATGCTGCTGGGCTACGCGATGGAAAGTCATCTTGGCGAATGGCAATCTGTCCTGCCGTATGATGAATCCAGCGGACTGATTGCCGAATTGGTCGGCCATCTTGCTGAGCTCTTAATGCAGCTTAATCTATGGCGTAAAGGGCTGTCCCAACCGCGGCCGCTGACAGAGTGGTTACCGGTTTGCCGGGATATGCTGGATAGCTTTTTCGCACCGGATACTGAAACCGAAGCCGCGCTGGCGCTCATTGAGCAGCAATGGCAGGCCATCATTGAGCAGGGTATTGGCGCACACTATGAAGAAGAGGTGCCGCTCAACTTATTGCGTGATGAGCTGGCGAAAATGCTCGATCAGGAGCGTATCAGCCAGCGTTTTCTGGCCGGACCGGTAAACTTCTGTACGTTGATGCCGATGCGTTCTATTCCTTTTAAAGTCGTATGTCTGCTTGGCATGAACGATGGGGTTTATCCGCGCACGCTGGCGCCGTTAGGGTTCGATCTGATGAGCCAGAAGCCGCAGCGTGGCGACCGCAGCCGACGCGACGACGACCGCTATCTTTTTCTTGAGGCGCTACTCTCAGCCCAGCAGCAGCTTTATATCAGTTATATCGGTCGTTCCGTACAGGACAACAGCGAGAAATACCCGTCAGTGCTGGTGCAGGAGCTGGTTGATTATCTGGCGCAAAGCCACTATCTCCCCGGTGATGAGGCCCTAAACTGCGACGACAGCGAGCAAAACGTAAAAGCCCATCTGATGCGCCTTTATCCGCGCACACCATTCGATGCAGAAAACTTCCAGCCTGCCAGAGAAACGCAAAGTTACGCTCGTGAATGGCTGCCTGCGGCCAGCGAGCAAGGCGAAGCGCATCCGGAATTTATCAAGCCGCTTGCGCCGATTACACTTGAAGAGTTGCCATTCGAACAATTTCAGCGTTTCTGGCGTCATCCGGTGCGCGCGTTTTTCCAGCTACGGCTGAAGGTCAATTTCCGCACGGAAGAAAGCGAACTACCAGATGCCGAGCCTTTTACGCTCGATAGCCTTGGCCGCTACCACATGAATCAGCAATTACTGAATACGCTGGTGGAACAACAAGACCCGGAAGCGCTCTATCGGCGTTACCGTGCGGCGGGAGAACTGCCTTATGGTGCGTTCGGCGAGCTGTTTTGGGAAAGTCAGTTGCAGGAGATGCAAGTGCTCGCAGAGCGCGTGCTGGCAGAACGCAACGAAGGAGAAAGCCGGGAGATAGCCCTTGAGCTTGGCCAGGTAGAAATGACCGGGTGGCTACAACATGTTCAACACGACGGTCTGCTGCGCTGGCGGCCTTCGGTACTGCGTGTTGAGCATGGAATGCAACTTTGGCTTGAGCATCTGGTCTACTGTGCCTGCGGCGGCGAAGGAACCAGCCGGCTGTATGGTCGTAAAGACAGCTGCTGGCGCTTTCCACCTCTGCCTCGAGAACAAGCGGAGCACTATTTGCGGGATCTTATCGAAGGCTATCAACAGGGCATGCGCGAACCCCTGATTTTGTTACCCCAGAGTGGCGGTGAATGGTTAAAAGCCTGCTATGACGTGAAGAATGACGTCATCTTGTGGGATGACGAAACACAACATAAAGCGCGAAATAAACTTATCCAGGCCTGGACAGGTAATCAGATGGTTGAGGGAGAAGGGACAGATATCTGGTATCAGCGTCTGTGGCGCAACCTTGAGCCTGACTATTATGAGGCCATTATTCGCGAGGCTCAGCGTTACTTGTTACCGTTGTTCCGCCATAACCAGCCTTAA
- a CDS encoding prepilin peptidase-dependent protein, whose amino-acid sequence MHVKEKGFSLLEVLIALGISSVLLTGAARLLPALQLSILRQAQQTLLQEELWQLAFTVGKQIQRAGYCNGNCQGKALQLNSDGSCLLVQWDANSNGRYEGAPSAEAEQTGYRLRDGSLETQRGATSCEGKGWEKMTNPVMVRIDQFLVQEKRRPGFPPLVFVKLRATVLRYHGEPVTVQHNVSGFNL is encoded by the coding sequence GTGCATGTAAAAGAGAAAGGATTTTCTCTACTGGAGGTGTTGATTGCGCTTGGGATCAGCAGCGTATTGCTAACCGGAGCAGCGAGGCTATTACCAGCGCTACAACTCAGCATATTGCGGCAAGCTCAGCAAACGTTGCTGCAGGAAGAACTGTGGCAACTGGCTTTTACCGTTGGCAAACAGATACAGCGGGCAGGATATTGCAACGGCAATTGTCAGGGAAAAGCGTTGCAACTGAACAGTGACGGCAGCTGTTTACTGGTGCAGTGGGATGCCAACAGTAATGGACGCTATGAAGGCGCGCCTTCTGCCGAGGCGGAACAGACGGGTTATCGCTTGCGTGATGGCAGCCTTGAAACGCAGCGTGGCGCAACATCGTGTGAAGGCAAAGGATGGGAAAAGATGACCAATCCCGTCATGGTACGGATTGATCAGTTTCTGGTGCAGGAAAAGCGTCGTCCCGGTTTTCCGCCGCTTGTTTTCGTGAAGTTACGGGCAACAGTTTTGCGTTATCACGGCGAGCCGGTAACGGTTCAACATAATGTGAGCGGGTTTAATTTATGA
- a CDS encoding prepilin-type N-terminal cleavage/methylation domain-containing protein: MSVAITRSREAGFSLPEVLVSLVLFIIVIGALMGYYQTLAQGLLSQWHYRQLWRFASQQAEMSPSPLPEGWKATRVETSMAGCVSISVIVSAPEGRQGQLKRLHCPSEEQ, translated from the coding sequence ATGTCAGTTGCCATAACCCGCTCCCGTGAAGCCGGATTTAGCCTGCCCGAGGTGCTGGTCTCGCTGGTGTTATTCATCATCGTCATTGGGGCGTTAATGGGTTACTACCAGACGCTGGCGCAGGGTTTACTTAGCCAATGGCACTACCGGCAACTCTGGCGTTTTGCGAGCCAACAGGCAGAAATGAGTCCATCGCCTTTACCTGAGGGCTGGAAAGCGACGCGGGTGGAGACTTCCATGGCAGGATGTGTCAGCATTTCGGTTATTGTGTCTGCCCCTGAGGGCAGGCAAGGGCAACTTAAACGTCTACATTGCCCGTCTGAAGAGCAGTAG